In Desulfoplanes formicivorans, a genomic segment contains:
- a CDS encoding permease, with product MSTPSKNTDCCCSSPRVAASLMDDGAKNWNFRYLAVITFLAVLWWLAYGNILPASNWLVFDLWGMDSDSHLAMSLQFFIYDTVKILLLLVALIYGIAWIRASLNVERVRDYLAGKRRGLGYFLGAVFGAITPFCSCSSIPLFLGFTTARIPIGITMAFLMTSPLINEIAVVLLWGLLGWKFTVIYMLVGMTAGIFGGFIMDTLKADRWLQPFMIEAMKKAPAHEFVNEAGEIQKLSVRQRHTFAYEEMVSIFKRVWKWVIIGVGIGALLHGLVPDNWFAENFGAGEWWTVPASVMVAIPLYSNVTGIVPIMESLLLKGLPIGTTMAFCMSAVAASIPEVMMLRQVMTLKLQATFIGYLWIIFTLVGWLFNILGPYVV from the coding sequence ATGTCTACTCCATCCAAAAACACCGATTGTTGCTGCTCGTCTCCCCGTGTTGCGGCTTCCCTTATGGATGATGGCGCCAAAAACTGGAATTTCAGATATCTTGCCGTCATCACCTTTCTGGCCGTCCTCTGGTGGCTTGCCTACGGTAATATCCTGCCTGCTTCCAACTGGCTGGTCTTTGACTTGTGGGGCATGGATTCCGATTCCCATCTAGCCATGTCCCTGCAGTTTTTCATCTATGACACGGTGAAAATCCTGCTCCTTCTGGTGGCCCTTATTTACGGTATAGCCTGGATACGTGCGTCTTTGAACGTGGAGCGGGTCCGTGATTATCTCGCAGGCAAGCGACGCGGTCTCGGTTATTTTCTGGGCGCTGTTTTTGGTGCCATCACCCCCTTTTGCTCCTGCTCGAGCATTCCCCTGTTCCTGGGATTCACCACGGCCCGTATCCCCATCGGCATAACCATGGCCTTTTTAATGACCTCTCCCCTTATCAATGAAATTGCCGTGGTCCTGTTGTGGGGGTTGCTCGGATGGAAATTCACGGTGATTTACATGCTGGTGGGCATGACCGCAGGTATCTTTGGCGGCTTTATCATGGACACATTAAAAGCCGATCGCTGGTTGCAGCCGTTCATGATTGAAGCCATGAAAAAAGCCCCGGCACATGAGTTTGTCAACGAGGCCGGGGAGATCCAGAAACTAAGCGTGCGCCAGCGCCACACCTTTGCCTATGAGGAAATGGTCTCCATTTTCAAGCGCGTCTGGAAATGGGTGATCATCGGCGTGGGTATCGGTGCCCTGCTCCACGGATTGGTGCCGGACAACTGGTTTGCCGAAAACTTCGGCGCCGGCGAGTGGTGGACTGTTCCTGCCTCGGTTATGGTGGCCATTCCCCTGTACTCCAATGTAACCGGCATAGTCCCCATCATGGAAAGCCTGCTCCTCAAGGGTCTGCCCATTGGCACCACCATGGCATTCTGCATGAGCGCCGTGGCCGCCAGTATCCCGGAGGTGATGATGTTGCGGCAGGTCATGACCCTCAAACTCCAGGCAACCTTTATAGGCTATCTATGGATCATCTTCACCCTGGTGGGCTGGCTGTTCAACATCCTTGGCCCGTACGTCGTCTAA
- a CDS encoding ABC transporter permease: MRLEPRQNVSLTRKLLAPLMAVFIALALCSLLIVWAGASPFTAFYLLIKGALGSTFALSETLTRTTPLIFTGLAAAVAFRAKLWNIGGEGQLYAGACLATWLGTGAIDLPAPVMIPFLFLSGGLAGGLLLLLPTLLKTHLKADEVVTTLLLNFIVLLVVNWLVFGPWKDPMAMGWPQANPVVDAAILPTLLPKMRIHLGLIIALVCALGTWVLMRATVWGFDIRAVGANLKASTFAGLPVTSTIIRTAIISGGLAGCAGVSELCGLRGYLTIDLSPGFGYSGIVVAMLAALNPLGVILAAFFVAVIQIGADSMSRALNISTYIADVTTALSLLAVIVSMLLVRYRIRWR; encoded by the coding sequence ATGAGACTCGAACCCCGTCAGAATGTCTCCCTAACCCGTAAACTGCTGGCCCCTCTTATGGCGGTTTTCATTGCCCTGGCCTTGTGTTCCCTGCTCATCGTCTGGGCCGGAGCCTCCCCGTTCACGGCATTTTACCTTCTCATCAAAGGGGCCCTGGGCTCGACCTTTGCCCTGAGCGAAACCCTGACCAGAACCACGCCTCTCATTTTCACAGGACTTGCAGCTGCCGTGGCCTTCCGGGCCAAATTGTGGAACATTGGCGGCGAAGGCCAGCTCTATGCCGGAGCCTGCCTGGCTACCTGGCTGGGTACCGGAGCCATTGATCTCCCGGCTCCGGTGATGATTCCTTTTCTTTTTCTGAGCGGCGGGCTGGCCGGGGGATTGCTCCTGCTCTTGCCGACTCTGCTCAAAACCCATCTCAAAGCCGACGAAGTTGTCACCACCCTGCTGCTCAATTTCATTGTTCTTCTGGTGGTCAACTGGCTGGTCTTCGGGCCGTGGAAAGATCCCATGGCCATGGGATGGCCTCAGGCAAATCCGGTGGTGGATGCAGCCATCCTCCCCACTTTGCTGCCCAAAATGCGTATCCATCTGGGACTGATCATCGCCCTTGTCTGCGCCCTGGGAACCTGGGTGCTCATGCGCGCCACGGTATGGGGATTCGATATCCGGGCCGTGGGTGCCAACCTCAAGGCGAGCACCTTTGCCGGTCTTCCCGTTACCTCCACCATCATTCGTACGGCCATCATAAGCGGCGGACTGGCCGGATGCGCCGGGGTCAGTGAGCTCTGCGGCCTGCGGGGCTACCTGACCATCGATCTCTCACCGGGATTCGGCTATTCGGGCATTGTCGTCGCCATGCTGGCGGCCCTGAATCCTTTAGGGGTGATACTGGCAGCGTTTTTCGTGGCCGTGATCCAGATCGGGGCCGATTCCATGAGCCGTGCCCTGAACATTTCCACATATATCGCCGATGTGACCACGGCCCTCTCCCTGCTGGCCGTCATCGTAAGCATGCTTCTGGTCCGCTACCGGATCAGGTGGAGGTAA
- a CDS encoding sigma-54-dependent transcriptional regulator: protein MPDKILLVDDEKELLTVLKKSLTRQGYKVYTAENGEEGWNALVETMFDLVISDQAMQPVDGLELLQRIRSIDHHQPFIIMTGAGSIESAVEAMRMGAFTYITKPFKTQELALLAGRAIEYGKLHRRLEDYDSREKQNATAGMVVGNNPVIKQMLSTIKKVADSEASILIQGETGTGKSMFAKHIHKISARKDKPFFTIDCGALSEHLLESELFGHVKGAFTGAVRAKRGLLEEAQGGTIFLDEIGELTPSTQVKLLRAIQEKEIKPVGGNIPIHIDVRFISATSRNLSEEVEKNGFRKDLYYRLAVIPLHLPALRERKEDLGFFVDHFIRKCNKMYNKKVTELDPAAMQVLMNSSWKGNIRELENIIERAVLLTDDTVIAVDSLYHYVRPSTPPVASEIDTSSSLKEAVEQAERAAIRKALKEAAGNRSKAARVLGISRRTLYDKLELYDFNSRETPSTA, encoded by the coding sequence ATGCCCGATAAGATTCTTCTGGTGGACGATGAAAAAGAGTTGCTGACCGTTCTGAAAAAATCTCTGACACGACAGGGCTATAAAGTTTACACTGCCGAAAACGGAGAAGAAGGCTGGAATGCCCTTGTTGAAACCATGTTTGATCTGGTCATAAGCGATCAGGCCATGCAGCCGGTGGACGGTCTGGAATTGCTCCAGCGCATCCGCAGTATAGACCACCACCAGCCCTTCATCATCATGACCGGTGCAGGCAGCATTGAAAGCGCAGTGGAAGCCATGCGCATGGGGGCCTTCACCTACATTACCAAACCTTTCAAAACCCAGGAACTGGCACTTTTGGCCGGGCGGGCCATTGAGTATGGTAAATTGCATCGCCGGCTGGAAGATTACGATTCTCGCGAGAAGCAAAATGCCACTGCCGGTATGGTCGTGGGAAACAACCCCGTTATCAAGCAAATGCTTTCCACCATTAAAAAGGTTGCAGACTCAGAGGCATCTATTCTCATCCAAGGGGAAACCGGGACCGGGAAATCCATGTTTGCCAAGCATATTCACAAGATCAGTGCCCGCAAGGACAAGCCTTTTTTTACCATCGACTGTGGAGCATTGTCCGAACACCTTTTGGAAAGCGAGCTCTTTGGTCATGTCAAAGGGGCTTTTACCGGAGCGGTTCGGGCCAAGCGAGGGCTTTTGGAAGAAGCTCAGGGCGGAACTATATTTCTGGATGAAATCGGCGAACTCACCCCCTCAACCCAGGTCAAACTCCTGCGAGCCATTCAGGAAAAAGAAATCAAACCCGTAGGGGGCAACATTCCCATACATATCGATGTTCGATTTATCTCCGCGACCAGTCGTAATTTAAGTGAAGAAGTGGAAAAAAACGGCTTTCGCAAAGACCTTTATTATCGTCTGGCCGTCATCCCATTGCATCTGCCAGCGTTGCGAGAACGCAAGGAAGACCTGGGTTTTTTTGTGGACCATTTCATTCGTAAATGTAACAAAATGTATAATAAGAAAGTTACGGAATTGGATCCAGCAGCCATGCAGGTGCTTATGAATTCTTCCTGGAAGGGAAATATCCGGGAACTGGAAAATATTATTGAGCGGGCAGTGCTCCTGACCGATGATACGGTCATCGCGGTTGATTCGTTATATCATTATGTCAGACCTTCCACACCACCCGTGGCCTCGGAAATCGATACCTCCTCATCCCTTAAAGAAGCAGTGGAACAGGCCGAAAGAGCAGCCATCCGTAAGGCCCTGAAAGAGGCTGCAGGTAACCGGTCCAAAGCCGCCCGGGTACTTGGCATAAGCCGCCGTACTTTGTACGACAAGCTGGAATTGTACGATTTTAATAGTCGGGAAACTCCGTCAACAGCTTGA
- a CDS encoding divalent metal cation transporter has product MPAPIEISCLTSMWLKSQKSKQNVTPSSALFDFNVGYVGTAFLAVVFLALGALVLHGNGQELKTSGIGFSHQLVSMYASTIGEWSRYLIAVIAFFCIFGSTITVIDGYSRAIAEAQRLMQSRRIEKLTYHNTWMLIVSVVAMIILLFFTSKLMTMLNFAMILSFMTTPVFALLNYRLVMQSRLKGELALTARMKALSWIGLIYLFGFLAVFVWWKWLM; this is encoded by the coding sequence ATGCCCGCTCCCATTGAGATTTCCTGCCTTACCTCCATGTGGCTGAAAAGTCAGAAAAGCAAGCAGAATGTCACCCCGAGTTCAGCCTTGTTCGATTTCAATGTGGGGTACGTGGGAACAGCATTTCTGGCCGTGGTCTTTCTGGCCCTTGGCGCCCTTGTCCTCCATGGCAATGGGCAGGAATTGAAAACTTCCGGCATCGGTTTTTCCCATCAGTTGGTGAGCATGTATGCCTCAACCATTGGGGAGTGGTCACGTTACCTGATTGCTGTTATTGCTTTTTTTTGTATATTTGGAAGTACCATTACGGTTATCGACGGGTATTCGCGAGCTATTGCCGAAGCACAGCGCCTTATGCAATCCAGAAGGATCGAAAAGCTTACCTATCATAACACGTGGATGCTCATTGTCAGTGTTGTCGCAATGATCATTTTGCTTTTCTTTACATCCAAGCTGATGACCATGCTCAATTTCGCAATGATCCTATCCTTTATGACCACACCAGTGTTTGCCCTGCTCAATTATCGCCTGGTAATGCAATCCCGGTTAAAGGGCGAACTGGCCTTAACCGCCCGCATGAAGGCCCTGAGCTGGATAGGCCTGATCTATCTGTTCGGATTTCTGGCCGTATTTGTCTGGTGGAAATGGTTGATGTAG
- a CDS encoding MATE family efflux transporter has product MKDSQRMGTEHIGKLLISFSVPSIIAAVVTSMYNVVDRIFIGNGVGSQGIAAVSICFPIMMIMMAFGMLIGRGGNALVSIRLGENKQAEAEMILGNAFGLYMLLGVGFTFFGLIFLDPLLVFFGASKAILPLAREYLFIILLGSLMHEISFGMNNFIRGEGNPTKAMATMLIGALLNVILDPLFIFVLDMGIRGAALATVLSQTVSALWVLQYYASGTALLDLRWRHFFPRWPIVKAIMKIGSPPLVMNLAGCLIVAITNHALVRYGGDVGVSVMGVIFSASMLLMMPLNGLCQGAQPIFGYNHGAGRPDRVRKALILTLAFGTGFALCMFLMIQLGAGRIFQLFNAADTSFVAMGTQAIRINMAMVPLIAFHFVTANYFQAIDNPRVAMFLSMTRQVMFLLPLLVILPMFWGLQGVWLAGPASDLASAAIAGVLLVRELGEDGRLGREK; this is encoded by the coding sequence ATGAAAGATTCACAACGCATGGGCACGGAACATATCGGCAAACTGCTCATATCCTTTTCCGTGCCCTCCATCATCGCTGCGGTTGTCACCTCCATGTACAATGTGGTTGACCGCATATTCATCGGCAATGGAGTGGGCTCCCAGGGCATTGCTGCCGTGTCCATCTGTTTTCCCATCATGATGATCATGATGGCCTTTGGCATGCTCATCGGACGAGGCGGCAATGCCCTGGTATCCATCAGGCTGGGGGAAAACAAACAGGCCGAGGCCGAGATGATTCTGGGCAATGCCTTTGGCCTGTATATGCTTCTGGGAGTGGGATTCACCTTTTTTGGCCTCATCTTTCTTGATCCATTGCTTGTGTTTTTCGGGGCCAGCAAGGCCATCCTCCCTCTGGCCAGGGAATATCTCTTCATTATCCTTCTGGGGAGCCTCATGCATGAGATTTCCTTTGGCATGAACAATTTCATCCGGGGGGAGGGCAATCCCACCAAGGCCATGGCGACCATGCTCATCGGGGCGCTTCTCAATGTCATTCTTGATCCCCTGTTCATCTTTGTTCTGGACATGGGCATCCGGGGGGCTGCCCTGGCAACCGTCCTGAGCCAGACCGTGTCCGCCTTGTGGGTGTTGCAGTATTATGCCAGCGGGACGGCCCTGCTTGATCTTCGATGGCGCCATTTTTTTCCCCGGTGGCCCATTGTCAAGGCGATCATGAAAATCGGATCGCCTCCGCTGGTCATGAATCTGGCGGGCTGCCTGATTGTAGCCATAACCAACCATGCCCTGGTCCGGTACGGCGGGGATGTGGGTGTTTCGGTCATGGGGGTCATTTTCAGCGCGTCCATGCTTTTGATGATGCCCTTAAATGGGCTGTGCCAGGGAGCCCAGCCCATTTTCGGGTATAATCACGGGGCTGGCCGACCGGATCGGGTCAGAAAGGCCCTGATTTTGACCCTTGCCTTTGGAACCGGCTTTGCCCTGTGCATGTTTCTGATGATCCAGCTTGGTGCCGGACGGATTTTTCAGCTTTTCAATGCCGCAGACACCTCTTTTGTGGCCATGGGCACCCAGGCCATCCGCATCAATATGGCCATGGTTCCCTTGATCGCGTTCCATTTTGTAACGGCCAACTATTTCCAGGCCATCGACAATCCCCGGGTGGCCATGTTTCTTTCCATGACCAGGCAGGTAATGTTTCTTCTGCCCCTGTTGGTGATCCTGCCCATGTTCTGGGGATTGCAGGGGGTATGGCTGGCCGGACCTGCTTCGGATCTGGCCTCGGCAGCCATTGCCGGTGTGCTGCTGGTGCGGGAACTGGGTGAAGACGGTAGACTTGGAAGGGAGAAGTAA
- a CDS encoding ArsR/SmtB family transcription factor → MESKQASKIFEALASDVRLDLFRLLVKNAPNGLVAGDIAKQLDIPSTNLSFHLKVVVQSGLADVERQGRFMRYKANIPLMLDIVAYLTSECCADNPATCQKFRETSKLAPGLLPDRV, encoded by the coding sequence ATGGAAAGCAAACAGGCCAGCAAAATTTTTGAAGCGCTCGCATCGGATGTGCGCCTCGACCTGTTCCGGCTCCTGGTCAAAAACGCTCCCAACGGCCTGGTGGCTGGGGACATTGCCAAGCAGCTCGATATTCCATCCACCAACCTGTCATTCCACCTGAAAGTTGTTGTGCAAAGCGGTCTGGCCGATGTGGAACGCCAGGGACGGTTCATGCGCTACAAGGCAAATATCCCGTTAATGCTGGACATTGTCGCCTATCTGACTTCCGAGTGTTGCGCGGACAATCCTGCAACATGCCAGAAATTCAGAGAGACCAGCAAGCTGGCGCCAGGACTGCTTCCGGATCGTGTGTAA
- a CDS encoding ferritin: MLSKKLEKAFNDQVNAEMYSSYLYLSMAAFFQNQNLPGFAGWMKAQAQEELFHAMKFYDYIMERGGQVVLAPIAGPPTEWESPRAVMEATLEHEQKVTGLINNLVNLAMEEKDHASTIFLQWFVSEQVEEEDSVGDVLNKIKLMGDSGSGLFMLDRDMGQRVFTPPQTEA, encoded by the coding sequence ATGCTTTCGAAAAAACTGGAAAAGGCATTCAATGATCAGGTCAATGCTGAAATGTACTCATCGTATCTCTATCTTTCCATGGCGGCCTTTTTTCAAAACCAAAACCTCCCGGGCTTTGCCGGCTGGATGAAGGCCCAGGCTCAGGAAGAACTCTTCCACGCCATGAAATTTTATGATTACATCATGGAGCGGGGTGGTCAGGTTGTACTGGCTCCCATTGCAGGCCCTCCCACCGAGTGGGAATCCCCCCGGGCTGTCATGGAGGCAACTCTGGAACATGAACAGAAAGTGACGGGCCTGATCAATAATCTGGTCAATCTGGCCATGGAAGAAAAAGACCACGCGTCCACGATCTTCCTCCAGTGGTTTGTCAGTGAACAGGTAGAAGAAGAGGACTCTGTGGGTGACGTGCTGAACAAGATCAAACTGATGGGTGACTCCGGCAGCGGCCTTTTCATGCTCGACCGGGACATGGGGCAACGCGTGTTTACCCCACCCCAGACTGAAGCGTAA
- a CDS encoding ABC transporter ATP-binding protein: MTQNSVLSLQNITKSFGPVLANDNISIDLAKGEMLALLGENGAGKTTLMNILFGHYVADKGRVLLFGRELPQGSPRAALERGVGMVHQHFTLAENMTVLENIVLGTRSLLSLRLHLGAAAKRIRKIGRTFGLTVDPGARVADLSVGQRQRVEILKALYRDAKILILDEPTAVLTPQESDQLFATLRTMTEKGLSVIFITHKLREVMRASDRCVVLRHGKVVHETDTAATSSRDLAHAMIGGSVPVPHRESRKSGRTVLALDGVSVTDPDGTSQLKAVDLTMHEGEILGIAGVSGNGQARLADLLCGLITPDEGTILLNGRSMTSTSPMTMIRHGMGRIPDDRQGTGLIGDMSVLENLSSEIIHSPQGTTWGCINFKKLRRRAEKLIAAFDIRCPGLDGPVRNLSGGNMQKLILARILSENPLLILANQPTWGLDVGATAFVHQQLLAARKQGAALVVISEDLDELFLLADRIQVMHEGRLSPPVRTEDTDRTRIGLLMSDQDGRTRSQGAA; this comes from the coding sequence ATGACCCAAAATAGCGTCCTCAGTCTCCAAAACATCACCAAGAGCTTCGGCCCGGTGTTGGCCAACGACAACATTTCCATCGATCTTGCCAAGGGCGAAATGCTGGCGCTGCTGGGTGAAAACGGGGCCGGCAAGACCACCCTCATGAACATTCTGTTCGGCCATTATGTGGCTGATAAAGGCAGGGTACTTCTCTTTGGCAGGGAACTTCCCCAAGGCTCGCCAAGGGCTGCCCTGGAACGCGGTGTAGGCATGGTCCATCAGCATTTCACTCTGGCTGAAAACATGACCGTGCTTGAAAACATCGTCCTTGGAACCCGTTCCTTGCTTTCCCTGCGCCTACACCTTGGGGCCGCTGCCAAACGTATCCGGAAAATAGGAAGGACTTTTGGTCTCACCGTTGATCCCGGAGCCAGAGTTGCCGACCTCTCCGTGGGCCAGCGCCAGCGCGTAGAAATTCTCAAAGCCCTGTACCGGGATGCGAAAATTCTCATTTTGGACGAACCCACGGCCGTGCTCACTCCCCAGGAAAGCGACCAGCTCTTTGCCACCCTGCGGACCATGACCGAGAAGGGACTCTCTGTCATTTTCATCACCCACAAACTGCGGGAAGTCATGCGCGCGTCAGACAGGTGCGTGGTCCTGCGTCACGGTAAGGTTGTCCATGAAACGGACACGGCCGCAACCTCTTCCCGGGATCTGGCCCACGCCATGATCGGCGGGTCTGTTCCCGTTCCCCACCGCGAATCACGCAAATCAGGCAGAACAGTTCTGGCTCTGGACGGAGTCAGCGTGACCGATCCGGACGGAACCAGCCAGCTCAAAGCTGTCGATCTCACCATGCATGAAGGAGAAATCCTGGGGATCGCCGGAGTCTCCGGGAACGGACAGGCCCGGCTGGCAGATCTGCTTTGCGGCCTGATCACTCCCGATGAAGGCACTATCCTCCTCAACGGACGTTCCATGACATCCACCTCACCCATGACCATGATCCGTCATGGCATGGGCCGCATTCCCGATGACCGACAGGGCACAGGACTCATCGGAGACATGAGCGTACTTGAAAACCTCTCCTCAGAAATTATCCACTCACCACAGGGCACAACCTGGGGATGCATCAATTTCAAAAAACTCCGCCGCCGGGCTGAAAAACTCATAGCCGCCTTCGATATCCGTTGTCCCGGCCTGGACGGTCCGGTACGCAATCTTTCCGGCGGCAACATGCAAAAACTCATCCTGGCTCGCATCCTCTCGGAAAACCCTCTCTTGATCCTGGCCAACCAGCCCACCTGGGGATTGGACGTGGGCGCCACCGCCTTTGTTCACCAACAGCTCCTTGCGGCCCGCAAACAGGGGGCCGCCCTTGTGGTCATTTCCGAAGACCTGGACGAATTGTTTCTTCTGGCCGACCGCATCCAGGTGATGCACGAAGGCCGCCTGAGTCCCCCGGTACGGACCGAAGATACGGACCGTACCCGTATCGGTCTGCTCATGAGCGACCAAGACGGACGTACACGATCACAGGGGGCGGCATGA
- a CDS encoding ABC transporter permease, whose amino-acid sequence MDLTALLFESGFWIATIRMATPLLFGTLGELICERAGVLNLGIEGIMAAGCMSGWMWVYQGGTLWGGVVFAAFIGALFGLIHALFTVYLGLSQHVTGIGITMLASSLSSFVFRMLLPEATTPPKIIPFEAVDIPFLSDIPGIGPILFSLSPMTLLALTVLGVVWYGLYRTPAGLALRMVGENPMAAESQGVDVFLIRTLAVMTGSALMAVGGAYLTLSAFDAFYIGMINGRGWICIALVVFASWKPGKALLGALFFAGFDAIQMRVQQQSISLIPYQVYLMMPYVFSIIALVIMSRKASYPKALLVPFRKGER is encoded by the coding sequence ATGGATCTGACAGCACTTCTTTTTGAAAGCGGATTCTGGATCGCCACCATCCGGATGGCCACGCCTCTGCTCTTTGGAACCTTGGGTGAACTCATCTGCGAACGGGCCGGAGTGCTCAACCTGGGCATTGAAGGAATCATGGCCGCGGGATGCATGTCCGGCTGGATGTGGGTCTACCAGGGTGGCACGTTGTGGGGCGGGGTTGTTTTCGCGGCCTTTATCGGCGCCCTCTTCGGCCTCATCCACGCCCTGTTTACCGTCTATCTGGGACTTTCCCAGCACGTAACAGGCATCGGCATCACCATGCTGGCCTCGAGCCTGAGCTCCTTTGTCTTCAGAATGCTCCTCCCCGAGGCCACTACTCCTCCCAAAATCATTCCCTTTGAAGCCGTGGATATTCCGTTTCTTTCGGATATTCCCGGCATCGGCCCGATTCTGTTCAGCCTATCCCCCATGACCTTGCTGGCCCTCACGGTCCTTGGGGTTGTCTGGTACGGACTGTACCGCACCCCGGCAGGCCTGGCTCTGCGCATGGTGGGAGAAAATCCCATGGCCGCTGAATCCCAGGGAGTTGACGTCTTTTTGATCCGGACCCTGGCCGTCATGACCGGTTCGGCTCTCATGGCTGTTGGCGGAGCCTATCTGACCCTCTCTGCCTTTGACGCCTTCTATATCGGCATGATCAACGGCCGTGGATGGATCTGCATCGCATTGGTGGTTTTCGCCTCCTGGAAACCGGGCAAGGCACTGCTCGGCGCCCTGTTTTTCGCAGGTTTCGACGCCATCCAGATGCGCGTTCAGCAGCAATCAATCTCCCTCATCCCGTATCAGGTCTATCTGATGATGCCCTATGTCTTTTCCATCATTGCCCTGGTGATCATGTCCAGAAAGGCCAGTTATCCCAAAGCGCTGCTGGTGCCGTTTCGCAAGGGAGAACGATAA
- a CDS encoding amidohydrolase family protein — translation MFDLIIKNATIPGRDQRVDIGCMEGRIETIAPNIEVEGAREIHADGNLVCPPFVDPHFHMDACLSLGLPRLNRSGTLLEGIKIWGELKPDLTAQAIKDRAMEMLTWSLAKGTLAIRTHVDVCDPSLMAVDVLLEVREEMKDLVDIQIVAFPQDGVLRSPGALDLLVRALDKGVDVVGGIPHFERTMDQGRESVRILCEIAAQRGLMVDMHCDESDDPHSRHVESLAYETTRLGLHGRVTGSHLTSMHSMDNYYVTKLIPLMAEAGLHCVSNPLVNIALQGRQDTYPKRRGLTRVPELMAGGVNVALGHDCVMDPWYPMGSHDMLEVAHMAAHCLHMTGVDGQEQLFGAVTTNGARIMGLSGYGLQPGCNADLIMLQAGSVMEAIRLKPPRLAVIRRGHVIAETDPVRARVHLPGKTKEVDFRLGRKDR, via the coding sequence ATGTTCGATCTGATCATCAAAAACGCCACCATTCCAGGCCGGGACCAACGTGTGGACATCGGCTGCATGGAAGGACGCATTGAAACCATAGCCCCCAACATCGAGGTAGAGGGTGCTCGGGAAATCCATGCGGACGGTAATCTGGTCTGCCCGCCTTTTGTGGACCCGCATTTTCACATGGATGCCTGCCTCTCCCTGGGGCTGCCCCGATTGAACCGCAGTGGTACCCTGCTCGAAGGCATAAAGATCTGGGGAGAGCTCAAGCCTGATCTTACCGCCCAGGCCATCAAGGACAGGGCCATGGAAATGCTGACTTGGTCCCTGGCCAAAGGCACTCTCGCCATCCGAACCCATGTGGACGTATGCGATCCTTCTCTCATGGCCGTGGATGTGCTTCTGGAGGTCCGGGAAGAGATGAAGGATCTTGTCGACATACAGATCGTGGCCTTTCCCCAGGACGGAGTCCTACGCTCCCCCGGAGCCTTGGATCTCCTCGTACGGGCCCTGGATAAGGGCGTTGACGTCGTGGGTGGCATTCCCCATTTTGAGCGCACTATGGATCAGGGGCGGGAATCCGTCCGGATACTCTGTGAAATCGCTGCCCAGCGGGGGTTGATGGTGGATATGCATTGCGACGAAAGCGACGATCCCCACTCCCGCCATGTGGAAAGTCTGGCCTATGAGACCACCCGCCTCGGACTTCACGGCAGGGTAACCGGCTCTCATCTGACCTCCATGCACTCCATGGACAATTACTACGTCACCAAGCTTATCCCGCTCATGGCCGAGGCGGGGCTGCACTGCGTCAGCAACCCCCTGGTAAACATTGCCTTGCAGGGACGTCAGGATACCTATCCCAAACGCCGCGGACTGACCCGGGTTCCTGAACTCATGGCCGGGGGGGTGAACGTGGCCCTGGGTCATGACTGCGTCATGGATCCCTGGTATCCCATGGGCAGTCACGACATGCTCGAAGTGGCCCACATGGCTGCCCATTGTCTGCACATGACAGGAGTTGATGGCCAGGAACAACTCTTCGGTGCGGTCACGACAAACGGAGCCCGGATCATGGGTCTCTCGGGCTACGGCCTTCAACCCGGGTGCAACGCGGACTTGATCATGCTCCAGGCCGGGAGCGTCATGGAGGCCATCCGCTTGAAACCGCCCCGCCTGGCCGTCATCCGGCGAGGCCATGTGATCGCGGAAACCGATCCAGTCCGAGCACGCGTTCATCTCCCTGGAAAAACGAAAGAGGTTGATTTCCGCCTTGGAAGAAAAGACCGGTAG
- a CDS encoding thioredoxin family protein yields the protein MEIKVFGPGCAKCKETEKLIREAVKASGKDITVEKVSDLQQMLAAGVMSTPAVAIDGVVKTTGRVPSKKDIAAWIDGAGDAPSSPASCGGCCSCGGNC from the coding sequence ATGGAAATCAAAGTATTCGGACCTGGCTGCGCCAAATGCAAGGAAACGGAAAAACTCATCAGGGAGGCCGTCAAGGCCTCGGGCAAGGACATCACCGTGGAAAAAGTGTCTGATCTCCAGCAAATGCTGGCTGCAGGGGTCATGTCCACCCCGGCCGTTGCCATTGACGGAGTTGTGAAAACCACCGGTAGGGTTCCTTCCAAAAAGGACATTGCCGCATGGATAGACGGGGCTGGTGATGCCCCTTCTTCACCTGCTTCTTGTGGCGGATGCTGCTCCTGCGGCGGCAACTGCTAG